The following DNA comes from Halostagnicola kamekurae.
CGTCGGCCGTCCGTGACCCTGCTCGTCCCGCCGGCCGTGCTGGTCGGCGTCGCGGTGGTGGTCAGCGCTGTACCCCAGGTCGCGATCGACCTGATCGTTCAGGACGCCGCGGCGGTGACGGCCGTCGAACCGCTCGAGGTCCACGCGCCGATCCCCACCGAACTCACCGGCCCGGTTGCCATGTCGATCGGTACGGTCGTCGGCGGCGTCACCGCGTTCCCGTTCGGTGACCGCATTCGACGCGGCGTCGACGCGCTCGTCGCCGCGGGCAGCGCGCTCCAGCCAAGCGCGCTCTACGCGCGATCGCTGACGGGAATCGAGAGCGTGAGCGAGCGCTTCGGTCGGTTCGTCCACAACGGACTGATCCGGACCTACGTCCAGTGGGTGCTCGGCGCAACGTGTGCGCTCACGCTGGGCGGCTTCGTCGCCGCCTCGGCCCCGGTGCCGGCGCTGGGCGACCCAGGAGTGCCGGCCGCGATGGCGCTGGTACTCGGCGTCGCCGTCGTCGCGGCGTTCAGGATCACGACGGCCGACTCACACGTCACGGGGGTGTTGACCCTCGGAATCCTCGGATTCATGGTCGCCGTCTTCTACATCCTCGCGAGCGCGCCAGATCTCGCACTCACGCAACTCGTCGTCGAGACGCTGATCCTGCTCATCTTCCTCCTCGTCATCGAGGAGGTGCCCGCCTTCTACAGCGAGCTCGAGGTGAGCGTCGCTGTCAGGGACGCGGCCTTCTCCGTCTTCGTCGGTTCGACGACGTTCCTGTCCGTACTCGTCGCCGCGCCCGAATCCGGGACCCCACTCAGCGAGACGGCTCGCTACTACGTCGACCACGCGGTCGAGGGCGGCGGCGGAACCAACGTCGTCAACGTGATCCTGACGGACTTTCGCGCGTTCGACACGCTCGGCGAACTGGTCGTGATCGCGCTCGCTGCGCTCTCGGTCCTGGTCTTGATCCGAATGCGGAGCCACGGCGAGGAGCAGGGAACCGACGGCGGCGGCCACGGTGAAGACCGCGACGACCCCGATCAGCGTGACGACCGACGAGATCAGCGTGACGACCGGGGCGCCCGGGGTGATGGCCGATGACCACGATCGTCATGCGGACGACCGCCCGCGTGGTGGTCCCGATCATCCTCGTCGTCGCCATCGAACTGCTGCTCCAGGGCCACAACCTCCCCGGCGGCGGCTTCATCGCGGGGGTACTGACGGTTGTCGCCTTCGCGCTTGTGTACGTGGCTTACGGCCTCGACTACCTCGAGATCGGCGTCCTCGGGCGGGAGGTCGAATCCTATACCGGTATCTTCGAGCACCGAACCGTCGTCGCCTACCGCCGCCTGTTCACGTTCGGCCTCGTTCTCGCGCTCGTAAGCGGCACTGCGCCCCTGCTGTTCGGCGAGCCGTTCCTCTCTCAGACGTTCGTCCACGTCGAACTCCCGCTGTTCGGCGACGTGGAACTGGCCTCGGCGCTCGTCTTCGACGTCGGCGTCTACTGCGTCGTCGTCGGGGGCCTGCTGACGATCCTCTCGGTGGTGGGTGACCAATGAGTCTCGCGATCGCAGTCACCGTCGGTGCGCTGTTCGCGCTGGGCACGTTCTTGCTCCTCAGAGATGACGTGATCGAGGTCGTCTGGGGACTCGCGGTCATCTCGCAGGCGGCGAACGTCTACCTGATCTCGATGGGCGGCATCCAGGTCGGGACCCACGACCTGATTCCCGTACTGGTCACCCACGAGGCCCCGTTTCCGGAGACCGCGGACCCGCTGCTCCAGGCACTGGTGCTGACGGCGATCGTCATCAACTTCGGAATGACCGCGTTCGCGCTCGTGCTATCGTATCGCACCTACCAGGAGAACGAGACGATGGATATCACGGGGTGGAGCTAACGTGGTTGAGAACCTCGTCGTCGCACCGATGCTGGTCGCGCTCGTGAGTATCGCGGTCACTCTCGCCACGGGCCAGTGGCCCCGCTTGCAGCGAGTCGCGAGCGTCGGCGGCGTCCTCGCGTATGCGGTCGTTGTCGCCGCGCTCGACTGGCTGATCGTCCTGGGTCCGGACGCGCCGGGCGCCGCGGCCTACCAGGTTGGCGGCTGGAGCGCGCCGTTCGGGATCACGCTCGTCATCGACGGCCTCGCGGCGTTCATGCTCGCGATCGTCGCCGTCGTCGCCCTCTATGCCGTCGTTTTCTCGGTCTTCTACGTCGATCCGCTGAACCAGCGGGTCTACTACCACCCGCTCGCCCACGTCCTGTTGCTCGGCGTGACCGGCGCCTTCCTCACCGGTGACCTCTTCAACCTCTTCGTCTGGTTCGAGGTGATGTTGATGGCCAGTTACGCCTTCGTCGCGTTCTACGGAGGCGCCGAACACACCGCCACGGGGATGCGCTACGTGGTGATGAACCTCATCGGGAGCGTGCTCATGCTGCTCGGAATCGGTGGCCTGTACGCCACGCTGGGGACGCTCAATATGGCCGACATGGCCCAGACGGTGGCCGACCCGTCCGCCGATATCGGAACTGCTCCCATCGTCGGCCTGTCGATGTTTGTCTTCGCGCCGTTCGCGTTGAAGGCCGGACTGGTTCCGTTCCAGTTCTGGGTGCCGTCGGCGTACCGCGCCGCCCCGGCTCCGATCGCGGCGATGCTCGCCGGCGCGACCAAGAAGGTCGGCATATACGCGATCGTCCGGCTCTACTTCACCGTCTTCGCCGGGACGACGATGCCGATCGCCGTTCCGGGAGTGACAGACGCCTCGCTGCTGACTTATTTCGCGCCGATACTCCTGTTTCTCGCCTCGCTTAGCATCGTCGTGGGTGGACTCGGCGCGATCGGCCGGGAGACGATGGACGGGGTGCTGGCGTACTCGAGCATTGGGCAGGTCGGGTTCATCGCAGTGCCGATCGGAATCGCCGGGGTGGCGACTTCGGCCTCCGTTCAGCACCTCGGGATCCTCGCCGGACTGATCTACGCGCTCCACCACGCGCTGACGAAGAGCATGCTCTTTCTCTCCGCGGGCGTGATTCGGGACGGGACGGGAACGACGCGGCTGGCGGAACTTGGCGGTCTCGCGGCACGCTCACCGGTGTTCGCCGGGGCCGTCTTCGTCGGTAGCCTCTCTCTGGTTGGAATACCGCCGCTTGCCGGCTTCTTCGGCAAGTTCTTCGCCTTCGACGCCGCCGTCTCGTGGCTCGCGGCCGAGCCGACGGCGGGCGCGGCGGTCGTCTTGCTCGTCCTGCTTGCGGGTGCGGTCCTGACTATCGTCTACGCCACGCGGATCTGGGTCGGGAGTTTCTGGGGCGCCCGGACGGCAGCGGTCGAGGGCGCGATACTCGACACCCCACAGGTGCTGCTGGTTGTGAGCCTCGCGGTGCTCGTGGTCCTCGTCGGCGTCGGCTTCGAACCCGTCTACCGGTTCGCCGACGCGGCCGCGACCGCCGCGCTCGACACCGAGGCCTACGTCGACGCCGTCGGCCCCGAGGGAGGTGAGAGCGGATGAAGGTCCGACGCTGGCTCGTCGCCGGCCTCCTGTTCGGCGCGCTGTGGGTACTCGTTCGAGGTGCGTCGCTGACCCCGCGATCGGTGCTTGCGAACTTCGTCGTTGGCGTCGCAGTCGGCCTTCCAGTCGCCTACCTCTTCCGACGCCTCTATGATGAGGAAGTCGAGATCACGCAGCCAATCGCCGCGATCCCCTACGTGATCCGGTACGTCCTCGCGTTCTTCAAGGAGATCCTCGTCGCCAACGTCGACGTGGCCTATCGCGTGTTCGCTCCGGGGACGCCGATCGATCCGCAGGTCATCTTCGTCCCGTTGCGCGTTCAGACCTCGTTCGGGATCACGACCATCTCGAACAGTATCACGGTCACGCCTGGAACGGTCACGCTCGATCACGATGCCGACGAGAACGCCCTCTATGTCCACGTCATCGACGGGCGTGACCCCGAGGCGGTCGTCGAGCCGATCCGAACGTGGGAGGACTACGCGCTCCGCATCTTCGACGAGGAGCGGTCGCCCGAGGACCCGGCCCCGGAGATCACGGTCCATCCACCCGATTACCCGCCGGAACCGAAGCGGGCCACCGACCACCTCGATGCGATCCAGTCGCCCGGAGAGTCGACCGACGGACGGTCCGATACAGAAGCAGGGGCCGACGCAGAAGCGGAGAGAGAATCCGGAACTGACGTGGACTCGAGGGGCGAATCCGGAACTGACGTGGGCTCCGACGACCAAACCGGTGGTGAGAACGATGATCGATGAGGCGGCCCTGGCATCGACGACGATCGACGCAGCGCTGATCGTCGTCGCCGCGCTCTGTCTGCTCTGTACCTACCGGGTCGTCCGGGGGCCGACGATTCCGGATCGCGTCGTCGCGCTCGACGCCATCGCGACGAACGTCGTCGCGATCGCGGTGCTGTTCGCGCTCAAAACCGACCGGGGCCTGTTCGTGACCGTCAGCCTCGTGCTGGCGATCATCGGCTTCCTCTCGACGGTCACGGTCGCGAAGTACGTCACCGAAGGCGACATCATCACGCGCTGATCGCATCCATGAACGACGAGTCACACAACACCGCCGTTGGCGACGAACGAAAACACACTGCCAGTGGTGACGAACGCCGGGACGGCACCACGCTGAGTCGTGCGACTCGAGCCAGGGTTCGAGCCGGAGGTGACGAGTGACGATGGTCTCGCTCGAGGCGATCCAGCACCTGACGATCGTCGCGCTCGTCGTCGTCGGTACGTTCTTTCTCCTGACCGGGACGATAGGGCTTCTCCGCTTCCCGAACGTCTACAACCGGATGCACGCCACGAGCAAGCCGACGACGCTCGGGACGGCGGCGACCTTCCTCGCCGGCTTCGTCCACTTCGGACCCGGCGGCGCGGGCCTGACCTCGCTCGTGGGAATTCTCTTTCTGTTCCTGACGGTGCCGACCGGGGCCCACATGATCTCCCGGGCGGCTCAGAAGACCGGTGTGCCCTTCCTCGGCGGCGTGACGTGGCCGAGCGAGCACGACGACGAGGATGGCGGCGATAAGAATGACGACGGCGAGGATGGCGACGGCGAGTGACGGAGTCGATCGAGTTGTCAACCAGTATCTATTCAACGGAGCGGCCGGCGTGAATC
Coding sequences within:
- a CDS encoding MnhB domain-containing protein, with translation MTTIVMRTTARVVVPIILVVAIELLLQGHNLPGGGFIAGVLTVVAFALVYVAYGLDYLEIGVLGREVESYTGIFEHRTVVAYRRLFTFGLVLALVSGTAPLLFGEPFLSQTFVHVELPLFGDVELASALVFDVGVYCVVVGGLLTILSVVGDQ
- a CDS encoding sodium:proton antiporter, with translation MSLAIAVTVGALFALGTFLLLRDDVIEVVWGLAVISQAANVYLISMGGIQVGTHDLIPVLVTHEAPFPETADPLLQALVLTAIVINFGMTAFALVLSYRTYQENETMDITGWS
- a CDS encoding complex I subunit 5 family protein, producing MLVALVSIAVTLATGQWPRLQRVASVGGVLAYAVVVAALDWLIVLGPDAPGAAAYQVGGWSAPFGITLVIDGLAAFMLAIVAVVALYAVVFSVFYVDPLNQRVYYHPLAHVLLLGVTGAFLTGDLFNLFVWFEVMLMASYAFVAFYGGAEHTATGMRYVVMNLIGSVLMLLGIGGLYATLGTLNMADMAQTVADPSADIGTAPIVGLSMFVFAPFALKAGLVPFQFWVPSAYRAAPAPIAAMLAGATKKVGIYAIVRLYFTVFAGTTMPIAVPGVTDASLLTYFAPILLFLASLSIVVGGLGAIGRETMDGVLAYSSIGQVGFIAVPIGIAGVATSASVQHLGILAGLIYALHHALTKSMLFLSAGVIRDGTGTTRLAELGGLAARSPVFAGAVFVGSLSLVGIPPLAGFFGKFFAFDAAVSWLAAEPTAGAAVVLLVLLAGAVLTIVYATRIWVGSFWGARTAAVEGAILDTPQVLLVVSLAVLVVLVGVGFEPVYRFADAAATAALDTEAYVDAVGPEGGESG
- a CDS encoding Na+/H+ antiporter subunit E, whose amino-acid sequence is MKVRRWLVAGLLFGALWVLVRGASLTPRSVLANFVVGVAVGLPVAYLFRRLYDEEVEITQPIAAIPYVIRYVLAFFKEILVANVDVAYRVFAPGTPIDPQVIFVPLRVQTSFGITTISNSITVTPGTVTLDHDADENALYVHVIDGRDPEAVVEPIRTWEDYALRIFDEERSPEDPAPEITVHPPDYPPEPKRATDHLDAIQSPGESTDGRSDTEAGADAEAERESGTDVDSRGESGTDVGSDDQTGGENDDR
- a CDS encoding monovalent cation/H+ antiporter complex subunit F, which produces MIDEAALASTTIDAALIVVAALCLLCTYRVVRGPTIPDRVVALDAIATNVVAIAVLFALKTDRGLFVTVSLVLAIIGFLSTVTVAKYVTEGDIITR
- the mnhG gene encoding monovalent cation/H(+) antiporter subunit G — protein: MVSLEAIQHLTIVALVVVGTFFLLTGTIGLLRFPNVYNRMHATSKPTTLGTAATFLAGFVHFGPGGAGLTSLVGILFLFLTVPTGAHMISRAAQKTGVPFLGGVTWPSEHDDEDGGDKNDDGEDGDGE